Genomic DNA from Solanum dulcamara chromosome 4, daSolDulc1.2, whole genome shotgun sequence:
CTACCAATTTAGTtttctaaacttagcaaataaataaagaattaaGCGATACCTGGGAAATTACAAATTACAAATGACTTCAAAATAAGTCGAATTGTGCTTTTTATCTAATTtcaaacataaatatataatctaTAGTCATATGCTATACATGAAAAGTGAaactaacaataataataatatattaattaaaaattcgtaagtgaattttgagaaaaataaagtaaacacatactttattattatgtcataaaaataaaaaaatatttttaaaaaaatcttaaatcataataaatttaaatacaaAAACAACAAGATATAATTACCAAAAGACATGAATAAATGATAGCAAATATCAAAAATCGACTATATGAATAGGCTAAAGCCTAATAGTATGATCGACATGAAGCTTTCTTTATATACTATTATCAATTCAAATACATGAATAAACCAGTTGATTATCTATTAATCTTTTTCAACCTACCTACCACTAGAGTTAAAAGTTATACATAGGTCggtataaataattttctttagtGTTATCAGTTTATTGATTATAGTGCAAAATTGTTTTTAGAATAGTAGTACTACAATTAGATACttataagattaaataataataaaaaaatgaatggaCTGGAACAGGTTGGCAATATGTGTAGTATAAAAGAGGTATAGCCTATATAAGCAACAAACTAAGCCGAATGGTCATTATTCATTATCATGCGGCAGAAAACGTCAAAGAAATTAAGTGGgatatttctctcattttaatCATTACGtccttcttcttttctcttcaaATACACACAACACAGAGACACTCAATTTACTCACAAAATTTGTTGAAAGACATGGGTGTTCTTGACCATATATCTGATATGTTTGATTGCTCCTCTGCCCACTCCATAAACAAAAGACACAGACAATTACAGGTACTCTTGATTTACTTCTTTTCTTATGAGTTTTTTGGGGggctttctcttctctttttttttgtcaaGTCTGAGCTCAGATCTGTGTGAAATTTGAACTTGTCAACATTAATTGAAAGATTCCGCTGAATTAAACATTAATTTGTGTTCTCTACATTGCTCTACCTATTGAACAGTGTAGTACAATTGCTAGGCATTTAATAGTGTGTTTGGTTATACACGATGTTTATGCTTGActctatttaaatattaatttgaaattgaaaacaGGTAACAAGATATTTTCCAAATTGGATTTGACattaatccaaaaaaaattaagtaaataCAGTAGTAATTTTTATGACCAAACGGTCCTTAGCCTTCGGAAATCTAGCTGTCTCAGTTTTTGTGATCTGTTTTATACTATGTATAGAGCTGTCAAAATGGCTAGCGTTTTAAATAGGTTAAAACGGGttaactcttttaactaaaAGACCTATAAAATAGCGGTCCAATCCAGCCCTCAGCGAGTTGCGGGTTGGGACGGTTGATAAGATGGACAATATTGGCCTTTTAGAAAGACCTAAAAAGACTATTGAATATTGATCAACACAACATCAATAcgttaaaaattaaaatgtaagtTCCACACACTTTACTGAAATACTTATAAAATAATAGAATATTTAAGATATAATAGTCAACAATTATAAGATTCGTAAcaacatatattacatgatCGTTTTTTCATAAATTAGATAAGAAAGGAGAAATAAGAAATTAGGCATAAACATGAGAGTGAGAGTAAGAAGAGAGGTTAAAGATTTATAGTTATAATAATTTCAATGGACTAGTTGTTAAAAATTTGGTAAAATAAAAcactatttaaaatatatacaataaatatttttaaaattcatgaccCACGGGCCGACCTTTGAGCTTGTGGGTTGAGCCCATGAGGTTGACGGATCAAATGAGGCTGGGTTAAAGAGTCTCATTTTTAAATGGATTGAAAAATTTTAGctcaattttatttaattcaagAATTGAATTGAATCGGCTTCACGGTCAAGCCCATTTTTATAGCTCTAACTACGTACCTGCCACTTATTTTAAAAGGCCTTTCGTGCTAACACGATTAATTAGGACTTCGTCTTcacctttttgggttttttcttgCTCTCATATGGAAGGAAATTATTCTGTATAACTTTTACAAATTGAATAAAAGAAATACGCTAATTTTTGATAGAGATATAAAGCTTTTTGTTTGTCCAACTATTTGTGCCAAATTTCCAATGAAATTATTAGGATGTGTCTAAAGTTGGTGGAACCctttttttgagaatgaaagGTCCTACAACTAGCCGAATTACAAATTAAAAATGTTAGTCCTTCtgtttatttttatatgttcaAAATTAATTTGACACGAATATAATAAAGTCAATATTTTGGAGATTGACTATTATACTTAATACTTAAATGATAAATTTCTcttaattttgtaaaatgaacaagtaaaagaggGAGTAATTGAATGCTAATAATAGATTTGGGCGGTCTTCCCATGTGGACGCTCTGTTCTCGTTAATAGCATTTCTCCTGTAACTATGCCTACCATTTTTCTTGTCACGTCTATTGCCATTATTTAAAGTTGTCCTTTTGTTTTCTAGTAAAAGTAGTatatttctttatctttttttatttccttttcttgaaaACCAAAGTGAGTACGTATTTCTGAGCTTTTCAAAAGCAAAAGCAAAAGTGGaaagtttccattgaagaaagCCAGAAAGGATAGTTGCAGATTCAGTATCGCCTTTGGGCCTCCACTGAAATGTACATATCGTATTTTTATGGACCTGCCTTATTCATTCTCTCCTTACTACTATGCTAATGCTATTTTGTTTTGTCAGCCATCGTTCAACTTATATGCCCTAATAATATACTCCTCCATTCTATTTGATGtgatacttttttcttttttagcccatttcaaaaataatattatcttaTTATATAATTAGAtacaattaaattttaaaattttctttttatctttaatgaaatgatttttcAACCTGACAAATATTTATggattattataaattataaattcaatagtcttttttttcccttaaaTACCACCAAGTCAAACGGTCTTACATAATGGAAAATATAAAAGGTGaccttttattttttgatagaGTATCGAATTAGTCTTGCTATGACAGTTACCAATTGTTTCATTTTACTTTTAATGGTCACTTGGTCGGTATAcaaaatttaaactattttctaCTTCTCTAATACTCCGCCTCTCCAATACTTAAAGACTAATACCATCTCCCTTTATCTATCCATTCTCTTAGCGTTAGTGTTTGACCCTAGATTTAgttgaaacttgaaataactgagtttttgaagttgaaaaatagtttttgaaaattgaagttGTATTTAGACATGCATTTTATTTGGAACCTATTTGAAGTGTGAGTAGAAGTGAAATTTCACCTAAAAACTGTtttgaagataaattttcaaaagcTGACCAAATTTCACCTATAGCGAAACAGGAGCAGAGGTTTGTGCCAAAGTATGTTGTAGGTTATAATTTATAAGTTGCTAccttttcatgatatgaaacTGTGGATTTCAGACAGTGGAAATAAAAGTGAAGATGGACTGTGAAGGCTGTGAGAGGAAAGTGAGAAGGTCTGTAGAGGGAATGAAAGGAGTTTCGTCCGTGACGATAGAACCCAAACAGCACAAGCTCACAGTAGTAGGCTATCTGGATCCAGAGAAAGTTGTGTCTCGTGTAGCTCATCGCACAGGTAAGAAGGCAGAGATTTGGCCCTATGTCCCATACGACGTCGTTGCTCATCCCTATGCACAGGGTATTTATGATAAGAAGGCTCCTGCTGGATACGTGCGAAGAGATGATTACCAAAGTAACCAGCTCGCACGTGTCAGTTCCACTGAAGTTCGCTATACTACTGCCTTTAGTGATGAGAATCCAGCAGCCTGTGTGGTCATGTGAACTAAAATACTGCTGCTGCTATGATTACTATATTATGAATCTTGTACCATACAACATTAGTACTCTGTTATTGTTAAATTTGTATTGGTTTTGTGGAGTTAACTAAGTTTTGatcataattttcttttttgttgaaGCTAAAGTTTTATCATATGGTTGTACGTATTGTATTGTTAAATCGATGAATATTATGTTCTTCAAAGATAGGAAGGAGTACTGGAACTCATTAAATTGGATGTTTTTGTTGTCATAAATCATAGATTGCATGTAGTAAGGAAACTGTGAAGTGATTTCTTTGTCATTGAACTTTTGTCTTAAACAATTCTTGCTTCCATTGACATTTAGGTATAAAAAATTGAGTTGTCTGTGTAACTGTTGGATTCGGAGATTGTTGCTTTTTGTAAAGGAGCAATGCATGCTAAACTTTTTGTTTGAGATTGTTTCTTTATACAAGTCTAGGTTGGAAAGTAACAGAGTGATGGACTACTTGGAAAACTTTGAGTAATATGTAATTTTTAGCTAAAGAATTCTATAATTattaagaaattaagaaaaaagaaaaaataacattGATTAATATGGAATTTTAGCTAAAATTATTCCTTAATGTGCGAGTAGACCTATTTTAATCCGTCAAATGTAATCTTGAGCATCATTAGTTctttaagtttgttaaagtGAAACACTTTGGTCCAACTAGTAGAATGAACTCAATAGCCAATACTAAAAACATGGAAAAAAAACAACTAAAAAAAGTCGACCAACTTAATCCCAGTAATATTTTCTATATAAAAAGAATTCAGAAAGCCTGATGGCTTTAAAGGATAGGGGAGAGGTACATAGGTTCGTAGGAGGAGCCTTATGTCAGcccttttttctaaaaaataaggCCTTGCTCTTTGGAAGATCTATCTCAATCGGTCGAATCCTAATTtcttttcaataaaattaacGTAgtttagttgattttttttcacttcaaaaaaaattgaaaataaaaaacgATCAGGTTCAATCTTTTAAATATCTcacatttttaattataacaGTCTgttttatttataagaaaatcgAGGAATGGATCAAGCTTAGTCTTTTTTTTGTCAGAACTTCTGTCAAATTTTTTCAATAAATAGTCTGCTTTCTATCTTACCATTTCGGACGCAAAAAAAAACGACCTAGCACaatccattttattttaaaaataatttggaatCAAACTAACCAGAGTTGACAGAATTTAGAATTTTTGTTGATTCGAAagttgatcaattttttttttcccgATTGATATTTTTAATGCTTTCTGGTAGTCATTGGCCGTTTTTAATTCCATTCCGTTAGTTGGACTAAAACTGTTCAACTTTAGCAAACTTGAGAGACTAAAAATAcccaaaattatatttgaaaaaataaattgacctACTTGAACAATTCTCACAAAAAgagaaaattccaaaaatggacCTTGGACTACCACAACAGGCCCAAGTTCACTGTGATCCGCTGGTGCAGCAGTACttataatttgtatatatgcGCTATAGCGATGATTTTCCAACCGCCTTCCATTTCCATTTTCATTTTTGGCGGGAAACAGAAAACCCTCATTCTCATCACTCATCAACAATGGCAGATGAAGAAATGGAGGCGCCGGGAGGAACGGAACAAGAGGTAGAAGAGGAGTTTTCCGTTTGGAAGAAGAACACGCCGTTGCTCTACGATCTTGTCGTCTGTCATGCCCTTGAATGGCCTTCTCTCACCGTTCAATGGCTTCCGTCTCCCACCGACCACGACGGCGCTTTTTCTGTACACAAGCTCATTCTCGGAACTCACACCTCCGATGATTTCCCCAACTTCCTCATGGTTGCAAATGTCCATCTCCCCCGCAATCCAGCTTCAGGACTTGAACACAATCTCATGAATCCTCAAATCCCTAAGGTCTGTAACTCCTTACGATCGGTTAAATGCACTTCTAATAGTGTAAAAATTAGCTACAGATTCTCTAAAAAGAGATATTAGGAGTAATGGATTGTGATAGTTGTCTGATACTTTGATCATACTTTAATATGCATTTTCATTAAGACGTGTATAAATTCGTGTTGATTAATACATATGAACTGTTTGATGAAATATCCAAATGAAGAAAGTTCTCTGTTAATGAATCAATTTATGAATATGTGGTGCCTATTGCTGTTTATACAAAGAAAGTTTCAGCTGGAATTGTGTTTTTCTAGTGTTAAGACCTGTGAATAAATTGGTCAATTAAGTGTTTCTAGTGTTCACAGGTAGAGGTAGTACAAAAGATTCACGTTGATGGGGAAGTGAATAGGGCGAGATGTATGCCACAGAAGCCAGCTGTAGTTGCTGCGAAGACTAGTAGCTCTGAAGTTTATGTCTTTGACTCTGCTAAACAGCCCCTCGATCATGAAGGGGGGTCTTGTAACCCTGATGTTAGACTTAGAGGGCATGATAAAGAAGGTTATGGCTTGTCATGGAGCCCATTTAAAGTGGGTTTTCTTTTGAGTGGTTCAAATGATCGTAAGATTTGTTTGTGGGATGTATCTGCAATGCCTCAAGATAAAGTGCTTATGGCCCATCATACTTATGAGGTAATGTGATCTGTGATTTTCACTCATCACTCTCGAGATGTGCTGATTCAACTGAGTTTCTTTTGTTGATTCTGGAGCTGAATACTCACTGTGGCAGATACAATTTTTATGCTGGTATTTTTGTATAGGAGCATGAAGATGTAGTCGAGGACGTGTCATGGCATCCAAAGAATGAGAACCTATTTGGTTCCGTTGGAGATGATTGTCGTCTGATCATTTGGGACTTACGCACAAACAAAGCCCAACACTCAGTTTTAGTGCACGAGAAAGAGGTCAGTGTCTTTAAATTCCATTTGTTTAATATTTTACTAGACATTTTTTGATCCGTATTATTGAGAATGATCTCAACTATGTTTATCTAATTGTTTATTGATAACTGATACATCATGCACTAGGCACCCAAAATGGTGTTAAGAgaaacatatgaaaatatgatgtGGAACAAAAAGTAGATTGTTATTTATGACTCGTGTACAATGTTACCTGAAAGGAAACAATCTCTTTATTGTACAGAAGAAACATTCTGAGCTTTATCCATGACTCATGTACAATgttaaaaagggcagcccggtgcacttaagctcccgctatgcgcagggtccggggaagggcccgaccacaagggtttATTGTACGCAGctttaccttgcatttctgccagaggctgtttccaaggcttgaacccgtggcTGTTAAGGGCCTCTTGAGTGATATTCATTTTAGTTATGAAAGCTTCATATGGAACAATATGATAGGGCCGTTGAGATGTCATGAGTATTGGAAATAACGGCTCCTCCAACAATGGTTATGGTACATGATAGAAACTACGATGAAACGAGATGAGAATGAAACTTTGCTGGTTAAATAAAGTGCAAGAATCTTAAACACTGCATTAACCAATAACTATGTCCGTATGGAGTGGACAAATCCCCAAATacaaagataataataatactttTCAGAATTCAACTAAACACACATATTTATACTAAACCTAAAGATAACTCCTAATAGATAGAGATAGAAACAGTTATTGCTGTAGATAACTGCTGCTtataactactatagataactACTGCTTATGTATTTTATCCTATTTAAAACAAAGAAACTAAACGAGTAGTCGTATCAGTGCATCCCTCTTGAAAAGTCGCCTTGTCCTCAAGGCGAAAAGAATGAAACTGATCTACAAGGAGCTTATAGTTCTCCCAACTAGCTTCTTCAAGCGAACGGTCAACCCATTGAACTAGCAGTTCCAAGGAAGAAGCACCAGCTGCTTTGACCCATCGATGTGATAAAACTTTTTCAGGTTCCACCATGAATTCCAATTCACCCACATTGAAAGATTGGAGGGAAGCCGTGGCCGAATTTGCCGATTTCACCCCTTGCAGTTTTTAACATTTCCCTTTCCAATTGAAAATTATGAACATATCCTTCCAATTAGCTTGAATAGTATTGAGAGAAGCTAACCATTTGATACCAAAAACCAAATCAGCCCCTCCAAGGGCAAAAGGATAATAATCCTGAGTGATGGTAAAACTTGACAATTGAATTTTAAGATTCCGGCAAACTTTATTGCAGCGAATGATGTCCCCATTCCCTATTTGCACGCCGAATGTTGGAACTATCTCTACTGGAAGCTTATGCTTCTCTACAATGGATTCAGCCACAAAATTATGTGTGGAACCGCTATCCACAAGTATTAAAACCTTTCTATGGTTGATTTTACAAGCTTCATTGTAGAACCAATTGATCGTCCCAAAATGGCATGGAACGAAATTTTAGCAACACCAGTTTCTTGAGGGTCGCCAGTGATTGTTGCATTAACCCCGTCAACATCTTCCAATTGATCTCCTCCTATAAGCTCTATGAGAGACAATTTCATAGATTTTTGCATTTATGATCGGGTGCAAATTTCTCATGGAAACGAGAACAAAGTCCTTGTGCCATAAGATTTCTCCTCTCGGTATCCCATGTTTGCATTTGAAGAGGTTGGGAAGTGGCTGGATTGGGAGAATCATTGTTGCATGGATTTTGAAGTGAAGAGTTGATATTATTGTGGGTTTTTATAGAAGAGTGTAATGGGTTTTGTATAGTGGATCTGCTGGTTGGGGTCCAATTACACCCTCTATCGCTGCAAATTGGgcctaatttattttcaaattggAGTGCCAAACTCATGGCTCTGTAAACTGTTATGGGCTTGTGAATCCTAACATCAGATTTAAGTTCCTTTTTTAGCCCATTCAGGAACACTCCTAAAAGACGGTGATCTGGCCAGTTTGTTATCCTAGACGAACGTTTTGCAAATTCTTAACGATACTCTTGTATAGAACCTTTTTGTTGAATGTTACAAAGATGCTCGTCGGGATTTTGAAACTCCGCAGGACCATAATTTTCTTGCAATGCTTTAACAAGCTCTTCCCAATAAACCAAAGTTCGCTCGCGATTTATCCAAGAGAAGAGATCAAGAGCATCACCTCCTAGACACATCTTTGCGATGTCAACTTTGTGTTCCTCTGGAGTTGAATAGTAGCAGAAATATTTTTCAGCCTTCAAAATCCATCCTCTGGGATCACCTCCTTCAAATCTGGAAAATTCCATCTTTGTGTGTGGCCTCTGGGGAGGATTTTTTGGCCACACTTGGCTATTAAtgtcttcttcctcctcttgcCAAGCAGATTTTCCTCCATTACGGGTCCGGTGACTGGTTTCGC
This window encodes:
- the LOC129885311 gene encoding heavy metal-associated isoprenylated plant protein 26-like, with translation MVIIHYHAAENVKEIKWDISLILIITSFFFSLQIHTTQRHSIYSQNLLKDMGVLDHISDMFDCSSAHSINKRHRQLQTVEIKVKMDCEGCERKVRRSVEGMKGVSSVTIEPKQHKLTVVGYLDPEKVVSRVAHRTGKKAEIWPYVPYDVVAHPYAQGIYDKKAPAGYVRRDDYQSNQLARVSSTEVRYTTAFSDENPAACVVM
- the LOC129885312 gene encoding WD-40 repeat-containing protein MSI2-like; its protein translation is MRYSDDFPTAFHFHFHFWRETENPHSHHSSTMADEEMEAPGGTEQEVEEEFSVWKKNTPLLYDLVVCHALEWPSLTVQWLPSPTDHDGAFSVHKLILGTHTSDDFPNFLMVANVHLPRNPASGLEHNLMNPQIPKVEVVQKIHVDGEVNRARCMPQKPAVVAAKTSSSEVYVFDSAKQPLDHEGGSCNPDVRLRGHDKEGYGLSWSPFKVGFLLSGSNDRKICLWDVSAMPQDKVLMAHHTYEEHEDVVEDVSWHPKNENLFGSVGDDCRLIIWDLRTNKAQHSVLVHEKEVNYLCFNSYTEWVLATASSDSTVGLFDMRKLSSPLHMFGSHTDEVFQVEWDPNHETILASSGGDRRLMVWDLNRIGDEQLEGEAEDGPSELLFSHGGHKAKISDFSWNKNEPWVISSVAEDNSVQVWQMAESIYREDNDNCDI